One window of Bacteroidota bacterium genomic DNA carries:
- a CDS encoding nuclear transport factor 2 family protein, whose amino-acid sequence MEQKPPFPPFTEETARQKVQMAEDAWNTKKTERVSLAYTPDSEWRNRSEFLKGRDAIVAFLTRKWKEELDYKLKKEYWAHQENRIAVRFEYEYRKAQGQWFRAYGNEMWEFNPQGLMQKRFASINDLPIQEHERYL is encoded by the coding sequence ATGGAACAAAAGCCTCCCTTCCCACCCTTTACCGAGGAGACAGCCCGCCAGAAAGTACAGATGGCCGAAGATGCCTGGAACACAAAAAAAACCGAGCGGGTAAGCCTGGCCTACACACCAGACAGCGAGTGGCGAAACCGATCCGAGTTCCTGAAAGGACGGGATGCCATCGTGGCCTTCCTTACCCGAAAGTGGAAAGAAGAGCTGGACTACAAGCTAAAGAAGGAGTACTGGGCGCATCAGGAAAACCGCATAGCTGTGCGCTTTGAATATGAGTACCGGAAGGCCCAGGGGCAGTGGTTTCGTGCCTATGGCAACGAGATGTGGGAATTCAATCCACAGGGGCTGATGCAGAAGCGTTTTGCCAGCATAAACGACCTGCCCATACAGGAGCACGAACGCTACCTATAG